The following nucleotide sequence is from Syntrophorhabdaceae bacterium.
GAGATAGATAGGCACTCTGCAGTCAACGAAATATCTCCAGTAGGCTTCCTCCACCTTTTTTTGCCACTTGATAAAACCATGTTCCCGAAAGTAATCCAAGCCATGTTTCTCACCAAACCAGAACTTCAGAGACCTGTCTGCCAGACTCTCTTCGGTAAATATTTCGTCTGGTTTCAAGGCGTGTTTCTCATCAAAATCAAAAAAGTCATTCATTGATTTGTTTAGTATTGCCCTCATCCCCATTCTGTCAAAAAGCTCCCAGACAACCGGCAAAAAGCTTCTCCGTTCCTTTTCCGGCTCTACTACGGGTAGCACAGTATGGAAACACCAGTCGCCCATGCCGTAAGGATAGTTAAAATTCTGTCCCTTTCCTTCGGTCCAGCTCAACATTTCCAGGTAAGAGCAGTCAGGTAACACAATATCGGCAAAACCTTCTGTAAGCTCTGTATTAAAAAGTTCCACTACCACGATAAATGGTATCTTCTTAAGGCTATTCTCTATGGCCTCCCAGCTTCCAACACTAAGCGGAGTATTACACCCCCAGCTTAACATCATCTCGAACCTATAGGGCAGGTTGATCTTTTGCCATATTTCATCCTGATCGCTTGCCCCGAATACTCCTGGGTCAAAACCAATGCCAAAGATATCTTTCAATTGGGCATTGCCTGTCATTGCAGGATCCTTGAGGGGCCATGGCCCGCATGACTTAAATTCTTCTACCTTTATCATCCTTTCCGGCAGACGGGCCAGTTCGTATGCAATATCCCGGGTAACAACAGATCCTGACTCCACAATTAATCTGCCTTCTTTATCACGCACTGTTTCTAGTATTACTCTTCCGGTTAATCCATCAAATGTGTTCTTAACCTCGTTGATACGATGGGGCGGGTGTAACATGGCTGGCCCGAAATAATCGGTCTGCAGAAATCCATCGACCCCCATGTACGGTGAAAAAGCGAACCTGCCTGTTTCGGGATATCCAAGACACCGTGGCGGCCATCCAAGGGTACCTCCATACACGTCAGCGGATCCGACAATCCCGTTGAGGAGCCCTATGGCGAAACAGGTCATTAAGGAGTTTTCGTGACCCTCGCCTCCACGAAAAAGCACAGCGGATACCGGTCTCATGGGGACTTCATGTCCATCCAACATAACAGTGCTCCCCACTCTTGCTGCCTCGGCAAATTCCTTAGCTATAATTCGGATTTTCTCTGCCGGCACAGTTGATACCTTTGATGCCATTTCAGGTGTATACTGCTTGAGGTGCTCTTTTACACGCTCAAAAACAGGACAGCAGACAATACCATTTACCTTATACTCTCCTTCCAGCGCATAATTCACTGCACAAGCTGCCCGATAATTCGGAATCTCGCGATAATCGTGGGGTACGGCCCTTTCCTCGTCCTGATCCCAGACCAAACATCTCTTTGTTTCTTTGTCTCTTACGTATCTCCCGTCAGGCCCTATGAGGTACGGCGCATTGGTTTTTGCTTTTAGAAACACCTTATCTATAATACCCAGCTCATTTACAATGATATTGCACATGGCAAGAGCTATTGCCCCGTCAGTGCCAGGGATGACGGGCACCCATTCTGATGCTTTCCCTCCGGCATAATTGCATTGGGGATCAAAAATAACGAATTTCCCCCCTCTATCCCGGCACTCTGCAGCAAGCCTGGTGGATATTCCTGATGAATGACCTGCCGCGGTGCCTTTGCTGGCGCCAAAATAGATAATATAGTTACAATTATCATAATCCGGTACTATTGACCATGAGCTATTTATCATACCGGCGACTGCGTGCGCTCCAGCCCCACAGTGAAGTCCTCCCCCTCCTACCCAGATATTTTTCATTCCCGCGTCAAATAAAGGCTTTAGGCCAAAGGAAGAGAAAAAAGTCCTTAGTACTGAAGTCTGTGCCAGTAATTTTCCGGGCTCTTCCCGGAGTATTTTTCCGAGACGGCTGGCTATTTCGGTCAGCGCTTCTTCCCAGGATACTTCCTTCCACTTCGGATCTGCATGCAACCCTTTTTCGGGATTGGTTCGCTTTAGGGGCATATTGAGTCGGTTTGGATCGTAGAGCAC
It contains:
- a CDS encoding molybdopterin-dependent oxidoreductase — protein: MNIQQDDTWITSMCGRCYGGCAVRVHRINGVATQIEGNPDSDMGARGGLCAKGLSALQVLYDPNRLNMPLKRTNPEKGLHADPKWKEVSWEEALTEIASRLGKILREEPGKLLAQTSVLRTFFSSFGLKPLFDAGMKNIWVGGGGLHCGAGAHAVAGMINSSWSIVPDYDNCNYIIYFGASKGTAAGHSSGISTRLAAECRDRGGKFVIFDPQCNYAGGKASEWVPVIPGTDGAIALAMCNIIVNELGIIDKVFLKAKTNAPYLIGPDGRYVRDKETKRCLVWDQDEERAVPHDYREIPNYRAACAVNYALEGEYKVNGIVCCPVFERVKEHLKQYTPEMASKVSTVPAEKIRIIAKEFAEAARVGSTVMLDGHEVPMRPVSAVLFRGGEGHENSLMTCFAIGLLNGIVGSADVYGGTLGWPPRCLGYPETGRFAFSPYMGVDGFLQTDYFGPAMLHPPHRINEVKNTFDGLTGRVILETVRDKEGRLIVESGSVVTRDIAYELARLPERMIKVEEFKSCGPWPLKDPAMTGNAQLKDIFGIGFDPGVFGASDQDEIWQKINLPYRFEMMLSWGCNTPLSVGSWEAIENSLKKIPFIVVVELFNTELTEGFADIVLPDCSYLEMLSWTEGKGQNFNYPYGMGDWCFHTVLPVVEPEKERRSFLPVVWELFDRMGMRAILNKSMNDFFDFDEKHALKPDEIFTEESLADRSLKFWFGEKHGLDYFREHGFIKWQKKVEEAYWRYFVDCRVPIYLEFLIDMKEKMKVITDRIGLDVDYTQYTPCISWTPCSIHKVDDPEYDLYCFSYRDVLHTGSATMEQPWIDEASMMNPYTYHICMNEDTATAKGLKSGDSIVVETVTGRRVTGTLKTMQGQHPQTCSIAACAGHWAKGMPIAKGKGTNFDNLLEIDLKHSDQLSLNLETAVRVRVIKI